The Streptomyces sp. NBC_01689 genome includes a window with the following:
- a CDS encoding TrpB-like pyridoxal phosphate-dependent enzyme → MIEPVRFELSAREIPETWYNIAADLDYVAPVLSPATGKPVTREEMTRTMPEALVDQELSREAEFEIPGEVRQFYARWRPAPLLRARGLEKVLDTPARIYFKYEGVAPTGSFKPNSAIPQAYYNKRAGRTGLIAETGAGQWGSAVAFAASLFGMDAKVFMVNVSFQQKPYRRALMETFGASCTPSPSMETEAGRAVLKENPDHPGSLGIAKSEALQVAFSDPRWGYTRGSALNHVCAHQTVIGQEALLQMEKAGDYPDIVVGCAGGGSNLAGLSFPFLRAQLHGGPKIRFIAAEPAACPSLTQGRIAYDYSDTAGLTSLTRTHTLGHQFVPPSVHAGGLRAHNIAPLVSRVVEEGLMEAVALRQRDCFEAGVLFARTEGIVPAPESTHAIRGAVNEAIRCREEGVGKTILFGLSGHGNFDLSAYDRYLSGSLADDSIDPGALEHGLESIPKLVNA, encoded by the coding sequence ATGATAGAGCCGGTACGGTTCGAGCTCAGCGCCCGGGAGATTCCCGAGACCTGGTACAACATCGCCGCCGACCTCGACTATGTGGCGCCGGTGTTGAGCCCGGCGACCGGTAAGCCGGTCACTCGTGAAGAGATGACCCGCACGATGCCGGAGGCGCTGGTCGACCAGGAGCTCAGCAGGGAAGCCGAGTTCGAGATTCCTGGAGAGGTGCGGCAGTTCTACGCCCGGTGGCGGCCGGCGCCGCTGCTGCGTGCCCGTGGTCTGGAGAAGGTCCTGGACACGCCGGCGCGGATCTACTTCAAGTACGAGGGTGTCGCGCCGACCGGCAGCTTCAAGCCGAACTCCGCGATCCCGCAGGCCTATTACAACAAGCGGGCGGGCCGTACCGGTCTGATCGCCGAGACCGGTGCGGGCCAGTGGGGCAGCGCGGTCGCGTTCGCGGCGTCCCTGTTCGGCATGGACGCCAAGGTGTTCATGGTGAACGTGAGCTTCCAGCAGAAGCCGTACCGGCGGGCGCTGATGGAGACGTTCGGGGCGAGCTGCACGCCGAGCCCGAGCATGGAGACCGAGGCCGGGCGTGCGGTGCTGAAGGAGAACCCGGACCACCCGGGCAGCCTGGGCATCGCCAAGTCCGAGGCGCTGCAGGTCGCTTTCTCCGACCCGCGCTGGGGCTACACCCGCGGCAGCGCGCTCAACCATGTGTGTGCGCACCAGACGGTGATCGGGCAGGAGGCGCTCCTGCAGATGGAGAAGGCCGGGGACTACCCGGACATCGTGGTGGGCTGCGCGGGCGGCGGTTCCAATCTGGCGGGGCTGTCGTTCCCGTTCCTGCGGGCGCAGCTGCACGGCGGGCCGAAGATCCGGTTCATCGCGGCGGAGCCGGCCGCGTGCCCCTCGCTCACGCAGGGGCGCATCGCCTACGACTACTCCGACACCGCGGGGCTGACGTCGCTGACCCGTACGCACACGCTGGGCCACCAGTTCGTGCCGCCGTCGGTGCACGCGGGCGGGCTGCGGGCGCACAACATCGCTCCGCTGGTCAGCCGGGTGGTGGAGGAGGGTCTGATGGAGGCGGTGGCGCTGCGCCAGCGTGACTGCTTCGAGGCCGGTGTGCTGTTCGCGCGGACGGAGGGCATCGTGCCCGCGCCGGAGTCGACGCACGCGATCCGCGGCGCGGTCAACGAGGCGATCCGGTGCCGTGAGGAGGGTGTGGGCAAGACGATCCTGTTCGGTCTGTCCGGGCACGGGAACTTCGATCTGAGCGCCTATGACCGTTATCTGTCCGGCAGCCTCGCCGACGACAGCATCGACCCCGGCGCCCTGGAGCACGGGCTGGAGAGCATTCCCAAGCTGGTGAACGCCTGA
- a CDS encoding GNAT family N-acetyltransferase, giving the protein MIRPVTAEDLTLLHTMVHGMAENEEATGQISTDEDELRRALFGPQPVAWAHFAVDDKTDEIVGYTLWALVYSTWRGTAIHIDDIYVREDAVGRGFDTALLSTLAGLCAERGYRHMQWWGRVTNEPTAAFYRSLGAEIPSVQGKELTVFRLSGEPLADLARQA; this is encoded by the coding sequence ATGATTCGTCCAGTCACCGCCGAGGACCTCACACTGCTCCACACGATGGTGCACGGGATGGCCGAGAACGAGGAGGCCACCGGGCAGATCAGCACCGACGAGGACGAACTGCGCCGCGCCCTGTTCGGCCCGCAGCCGGTGGCCTGGGCCCACTTCGCCGTCGACGACAAGACCGACGAGATCGTCGGCTACACCCTGTGGGCCCTCGTCTACAGCACCTGGCGCGGCACGGCCATCCACATCGACGACATCTACGTCCGCGAGGACGCCGTCGGCCGCGGCTTCGACACCGCCCTGCTGAGCACCCTCGCCGGCCTGTGCGCCGAGCGCGGCTACCGCCACATGCAGTGGTGGGGGAGGGTCACCAACGAACCGACCGCCGCGTTCTACCGCTCCCTCGGCGCGGAGATCCCCTCCGTCCAGGGCAAGGAACTCACCGTCTTCCGCCTCTCCGGCGAACCCCTGGCCGACCTCGCCCGCCAGGCCTGA
- a CDS encoding LysR family transcriptional regulator substrate-binding protein: MVHLTDPEPTTRGLGTTDAPAIRFGIHVTPDLAKGVIARTGSRIEDFVLVPSSVRESFTQLRTRRVDVMLVKYSPHENDIAVGPPVGFDARAVLVGTDHPLASRDTVTVEEAAAYDAFDRPRGFPESVWDLIVPPCTPAGTPIRRVHTLTTQEALTHTLSTTQALHFSFRSVEAGLAPRIRAVPVSDMPSAPIALAWLNGAVLPAHVRAFILAAQAGATWLPQAT, encoded by the coding sequence ATGGTCCACCTGACCGACCCCGAGCCAACCACCCGCGGCCTCGGTACCACCGACGCCCCCGCGATCCGCTTCGGCATCCATGTGACACCGGACCTCGCCAAGGGCGTCATCGCCCGGACCGGCTCGCGCATCGAGGACTTCGTCCTGGTCCCGTCCAGCGTCCGCGAGTCGTTCACGCAGCTGCGCACCCGCCGCGTCGACGTCATGCTCGTGAAGTACAGCCCCCACGAGAACGACATCGCGGTGGGCCCGCCGGTCGGCTTCGACGCCCGGGCCGTGCTCGTCGGCACCGACCACCCGCTCGCCTCGCGCGACACCGTCACGGTCGAGGAGGCCGCCGCCTATGACGCGTTCGACCGCCCACGAGGGTTCCCGGAGTCGGTGTGGGACCTCATAGTCCCCCCGTGCACCCCGGCCGGGACGCCGATCCGCCGCGTCCACACCCTCACCACACAGGAGGCGCTGACCCACACCCTGAGCACCACCCAGGCACTCCACTTCTCCTTCCGCTCGGTCGAGGCGGGCCTGGCGCCGCGGATCAGGGCCGTCCCGGTCAGCGACATGCCCAGCGCACCGATCGCCCTGGCGTGGCTCAACGGCGCCGTCCTGCCCGCCCACGTCCGCGCGTTCATCCTCGCCGCGCAGGCAGGCGCCACCTGGCTGCCGCAGGCGACCTGA
- a CDS encoding FGGY-family carbohydrate kinase, whose amino-acid sequence MDVVFGVDVGTSSTKGVVVDTAGRILGQAVRSHVVDRPRPGHVEMDAQVWWEEFVSLAAELLVRDDVAVRAVGVSGMGPCTLLVDDAGEPVRPAVLYGVDTRAEQQIARLNGELGPDTVFRRCGSALSSQAVGPKLAWIREREPEVWARARRLFMPASWLAHRLTGAYVLDLHSASQCTPLFDIHEQRWIPEWAERIAPGIDLPPLRWPGEEAGRVDTPVAGVPAGTPVIVGTIDAWSEAISVGGHNVGDLMLMYGTTMFLVNTVDRLVTSPSMWSTVGALPGTRCLAGGMATSGAVTDWLGHLFGQVDPGVLFDEAASSPPGANGLVMLPYFAGERTPLMDPDARGVIAGLTLGHTRADLMRAALEGTAYGVRHNIETMLAAGADIRRIVAVGGGTRGGLWPQIVSDVTGLEQIVARTTVGAGYGAAFLAAGLIGRPDITAWNPTESVVRPTAAAGVYDRRFTQYRALYESTTTVTHALAHDQNTGPGEHAV is encoded by the coding sequence ATCGATGTCGTCTTCGGAGTTGACGTTGGCACCTCCAGCACCAAGGGCGTGGTGGTCGACACCGCCGGCCGCATCCTGGGTCAGGCCGTACGCTCTCACGTGGTCGACCGTCCCCGCCCGGGGCACGTCGAGATGGACGCGCAGGTGTGGTGGGAGGAGTTCGTCTCGCTCGCGGCGGAGTTGCTCGTCCGCGACGACGTCGCCGTCCGTGCCGTCGGAGTCAGCGGCATGGGCCCGTGCACCCTTCTGGTCGACGACGCGGGCGAGCCGGTCCGTCCGGCGGTCCTGTACGGGGTGGACACCCGCGCCGAGCAACAGATCGCCCGGCTGAACGGGGAGTTGGGGCCGGACACCGTCTTCCGCAGGTGCGGTTCCGCGCTGTCGTCCCAGGCCGTCGGGCCGAAACTCGCCTGGATCCGCGAGCGGGAGCCCGAGGTGTGGGCACGCGCCCGCCGCCTCTTCATGCCCGCCTCGTGGCTCGCCCACCGGCTGACCGGCGCCTACGTGCTGGACCTGCATTCCGCCAGCCAGTGCACGCCGCTGTTCGACATCCACGAGCAGCGCTGGATCCCCGAGTGGGCCGAGCGCATCGCACCCGGCATCGACCTCCCCCCGCTGCGCTGGCCGGGTGAGGAGGCCGGCCGGGTCGACACGCCCGTCGCGGGCGTCCCGGCCGGGACGCCGGTGATCGTGGGGACGATCGACGCGTGGAGCGAGGCCATCAGCGTCGGAGGCCACAACGTCGGCGACCTGATGCTGATGTACGGCACCACGATGTTCCTGGTGAACACCGTCGACCGGCTCGTGACCAGCCCTTCGATGTGGTCCACGGTCGGCGCCCTGCCCGGCACCCGTTGCCTGGCCGGCGGCATGGCCACCTCCGGGGCCGTCACCGACTGGCTCGGGCACCTCTTCGGCCAGGTCGACCCCGGGGTGCTGTTCGACGAGGCTGCCTCCTCGCCCCCGGGCGCGAACGGCCTGGTGATGCTGCCGTACTTCGCCGGGGAAAGGACACCCCTCATGGACCCCGACGCCCGGGGAGTGATCGCGGGCCTGACGCTCGGTCACACCCGGGCCGACCTGATGCGCGCGGCGCTGGAGGGCACCGCGTACGGTGTCCGGCACAACATCGAGACGATGCTCGCGGCCGGCGCCGACATCCGGCGGATCGTGGCGGTCGGCGGCGGCACCCGGGGCGGACTGTGGCCTCAGATCGTCAGCGATGTCACCGGTCTCGAACAGATCGTCGCCCGCACGACCGTCGGCGCCGGTTACGGTGCCGCCTTCCTCGCCGCCGGGCTGATCGGCCGACCGGACATCACCGCCTGGAATCCGACGGAATCAGTGGTCCGGCCCACCGCAGCCGCGGGTGTCTACGACCGCCGGTTCACCCAGTACCGAGCCCTGTACGAGAGCACCACCACGGTCACCCACGCCCTGGCCCACGACCAGAACACAGGCCCTGGGGAACATGCCGTGTGA
- a CDS encoding helix-turn-helix domain-containing protein, translating into MRISLDERMRSAVAALLHTTGESQADLAAALGVSQAQVSRRQSGTAAWSLTDCDAVATHYGIGTLDLLAGPTQAMEALPDQRFRPVERSAAGTRRQAVQDGSVR; encoded by the coding sequence ATGAGGATCAGCCTCGATGAGCGGATGCGATCCGCCGTGGCAGCGCTTCTGCATACGACGGGCGAATCGCAGGCCGATCTGGCAGCCGCTCTCGGAGTCAGCCAGGCCCAGGTGAGTCGCCGGCAGTCCGGCACGGCGGCATGGAGTCTGACGGACTGCGACGCCGTCGCCACGCACTACGGCATCGGCACCCTCGACCTCCTGGCCGGACCCACGCAGGCGATGGAGGCTCTGCCCGACCAGCGCTTCCGACCTGTCGAGCGTTCGGCAGCCGGTACCCGCCGTCAGGCCGTTCAGGACGGAAGCGTACGGTGA
- a CDS encoding helix-turn-helix domain-containing protein produces the protein MTGFDAIDALLAAAKQEVSLPPPEERRRLREGLYLSRAQLSAVLGVSPSTVGGWESGRDPGGESREKYAYFLEGARTKLDAVTASDGEAADEAADEPADEPAEAGHTDDEEDADELATPRPCVLCGQPARHQVEGFPQHLDAAECAAPAPVATPAPDADLAAPSKPVRPGRADRAETAGPASAGNGRQAGRGGGHGVKVAPVGRRVQATEDLPDAVGSAVAAALEEHGGDAEAATAALLKRAIPDAMALLDRTRRGGRYDIVAHPWLPDILRKQTARGADQVWEARPRWTRAELPAGRHEVTALDLNGAYLSALKTHLPLGQLEHSTGDHHDRKRSGLHLITPPAWDHHTVLPNPLGDRDEDGPLWVTEPTLRLLLRLSGPKYGLCDPPEIHESWTSGSTEGLLEKFRTTLRDARERAIADDDPVTLEYVKAMYSKFVSTLGESNYNRELYRTDWMHLIRSQAFANLWTKAFKAYDEGLMVLRAMGTDELHVIGDWRAVFPEGRGVTEVKVKDVYTVGTDPQTPQNAPDGSPWSRSPAPAPIPPAGAAPRPPGARTVIHRL, from the coding sequence GTGACCGGGTTCGACGCCATCGATGCCCTGCTCGCCGCGGCCAAGCAGGAAGTGTCCCTGCCCCCTCCCGAGGAGCGGCGACGCCTGCGTGAGGGGCTGTACCTCTCACGTGCCCAGCTCTCCGCGGTCCTCGGCGTGAGTCCTTCCACGGTGGGCGGCTGGGAGTCCGGACGCGACCCGGGCGGCGAGAGCCGTGAGAAGTACGCGTACTTCCTCGAGGGAGCCCGTACCAAACTGGACGCTGTCACAGCCTCGGACGGCGAAGCGGCGGACGAAGCGGCGGACGAACCGGCGGACGAACCGGCGGAAGCGGGCCACACCGACGACGAGGAGGACGCTGACGAGTTGGCCACGCCCCGCCCCTGCGTGCTGTGCGGGCAGCCAGCCCGCCACCAGGTCGAAGGATTCCCCCAGCACCTCGATGCCGCCGAATGCGCGGCCCCCGCACCCGTCGCCACGCCCGCACCGGACGCAGACCTTGCCGCGCCCTCGAAGCCGGTCCGCCCGGGTCGGGCGGACCGAGCGGAGACGGCCGGGCCGGCGTCGGCGGGGAACGGACGGCAAGCCGGCCGCGGTGGCGGTCACGGGGTGAAGGTCGCGCCGGTAGGACGGCGCGTGCAGGCCACCGAGGACCTGCCCGACGCGGTCGGATCCGCCGTAGCCGCCGCGCTTGAGGAGCACGGCGGGGATGCGGAAGCGGCGACGGCCGCGCTGCTGAAGCGGGCGATCCCGGATGCGATGGCGCTGCTCGACCGCACACGCAGGGGCGGCCGCTACGACATCGTCGCCCACCCGTGGCTGCCGGACATCCTGCGCAAGCAGACCGCCCGCGGCGCCGACCAGGTATGGGAAGCCCGCCCCAGATGGACGCGGGCCGAACTCCCGGCCGGCCGGCACGAGGTGACCGCTCTGGACCTCAACGGCGCCTACCTGTCCGCCCTCAAGACCCACCTGCCGCTCGGACAGCTCGAACACTCCACCGGCGACCACCACGACAGGAAGCGCTCCGGCCTGCACCTGATCACCCCGCCCGCCTGGGACCACCACACCGTCCTGCCGAACCCCCTGGGCGACCGCGACGAGGACGGACCGCTGTGGGTCACCGAACCCACCCTGCGCCTGCTGCTGCGCCTGTCCGGGCCGAAGTACGGGCTGTGCGACCCGCCGGAGATCCACGAGTCGTGGACGTCCGGCTCCACCGAGGGCCTGCTGGAGAAGTTCCGCACCACCCTGCGCGACGCCCGCGAACGGGCGATCGCCGACGACGATCCGGTGACGCTGGAGTACGTGAAGGCGATGTACTCCAAGTTCGTGTCCACGCTGGGGGAGTCGAACTACAACCGCGAGCTCTACCGCACCGACTGGATGCACCTCATCCGCTCCCAGGCCTTCGCCAACCTCTGGACGAAAGCGTTCAAGGCCTACGACGAAGGCCTCATGGTGCTCCGCGCGATGGGCACCGACGAACTGCACGTCATCGGCGACTGGCGGGCCGTGTTCCCCGAGGGCCGCGGCGTCACCGAGGTGAAGGTCAAGGACGTCTACACCGTCGGCACTGATCCACAGACCCCTCAGAACGCCCCTGACGGTTCTCCCTGGAGCCGATCACCCGCCCCGGCGCCGATCCCCCCTGCCGGGGCGGCCCCTCGGCCTCCGGGAGCCCGTACAGTGATCCACAGACTTTGA
- a CDS encoding transcriptional regulator, producing MPERTIEFGKFGARGIKGHEAVARQLDNLAGYIATPVTARRGLTARLNYLTRTAHARAAAAALGFTPARAQLRGWRDGSVTPRRATLEKIEQAYRTVRRENVARYLLARLNREGRGTRVEIHPLNQSQVSRPLQREVGMRHMNVRRWDRIVAAWAAGAEQELDDAWVEQVIDLGSQWGQYEYVTNVGFAA from the coding sequence ATGCCTGAGCGCACCATCGAGTTCGGGAAATTCGGGGCCCGCGGCATCAAAGGCCACGAAGCCGTCGCCCGGCAGCTCGACAACCTCGCCGGCTACATCGCCACGCCCGTCACCGCCCGCCGCGGCCTCACCGCCCGGCTGAACTACCTGACCCGCACCGCCCACGCCCGCGCCGCCGCGGCCGCCCTCGGCTTCACCCCGGCCAGAGCCCAACTCAGGGGCTGGCGCGACGGCTCCGTCACCCCGCGCCGCGCGACGCTGGAGAAGATCGAGCAGGCTTACCGCACCGTGCGGCGTGAGAACGTCGCCCGCTACCTCCTCGCCCGCCTCAACCGCGAAGGCCGCGGGACCCGGGTGGAGATCCACCCGCTCAACCAGTCCCAGGTCTCCCGGCCACTCCAGCGCGAGGTGGGCATGCGCCACATGAACGTGCGCCGCTGGGACCGCATCGTCGCCGCATGGGCGGCCGGCGCGGAGCAGGAACTGGACGACGCGTGGGTGGAACAGGTCATCGACCTAGGCTCCCAGTGGGGCCAGTACGAATACGTCACCAACGTCGGCTTCGCCGCCTGA
- a CDS encoding recombinase family protein has translation MRLAGYIRVSTGGQLDGFGLEDQERIVRRWTREHSHKLAHLFVEKAVSGTVAGDERPELATALLWVEEKRVHGIIAPNLDRLARELVVQEAALAQCWQHGGRAFMADQGEILPDDPEVPMRTAMRQMMGVFAQLDRGMTVAKLRRGRRIKGEKGEYAYGAPPYGWQAHKKELTPEEMEQAGRTRARQLRDEDELSYREIAAVLEAEDIRPKRGERWHPETVRRMLANPTDRPPTLRKRTT, from the coding sequence ATGCGGCTCGCGGGGTACATCCGGGTGTCGACCGGCGGGCAGTTGGACGGATTCGGGCTGGAGGACCAGGAACGCATCGTGCGCCGCTGGACCCGCGAGCACAGCCACAAGCTCGCGCACCTCTTCGTGGAGAAAGCGGTGTCCGGCACTGTCGCCGGCGACGAGCGGCCCGAGCTGGCCACCGCACTGCTGTGGGTCGAGGAGAAGCGCGTGCACGGGATCATCGCGCCGAACCTCGACCGCCTCGCGCGCGAACTGGTCGTGCAGGAGGCAGCCCTGGCCCAGTGCTGGCAGCACGGCGGCCGCGCCTTCATGGCCGACCAGGGCGAGATCCTGCCCGACGACCCCGAAGTCCCGATGCGCACCGCCATGCGCCAGATGATGGGCGTCTTCGCACAGCTCGACCGCGGCATGACCGTCGCCAAGCTCCGCCGCGGCCGCCGCATCAAGGGCGAGAAGGGCGAGTACGCCTACGGCGCCCCGCCCTACGGCTGGCAGGCCCACAAGAAGGAACTCACCCCGGAGGAGATGGAGCAGGCCGGCCGGACCCGCGCCCGCCAGCTCCGGGACGAGGACGAACTGTCCTACCGCGAGATCGCGGCCGTCCTGGAAGCCGAGGACATCCGGCCCAAGCGCGGGGAGCGCTGGCACCCGGAGACCGTCCGCCGGATGCTCGCCAACCCCACCGACCGGCCCCCGACGTTGCGGAAGCGGACGACGTAG
- a CDS encoding recombinase family protein: MKTQQGPGQWPSGACWHAHKTELTEDEMEQAGRDRARQLRDEDELSYREIAAVLDAEAIRPKRGDRWHPETVRRILANPTDRPPTLQADAVAATRPDYV; this comes from the coding sequence ATGAAGACGCAGCAAGGCCCCGGACAGTGGCCGTCCGGGGCCTGCTGGCACGCTCACAAGACGGAGCTGACCGAGGACGAGATGGAGCAGGCCGGCCGCGATCGCGCCCGCCAACTCCGGGACGAGGACGAGCTGTCGTACCGCGAGATTGCCGCCGTCCTAGACGCCGAAGCCATCCGACCGAAGCGGGGCGATCGATGGCACCCGGAGACCGTCCGCCGGATCCTCGCCAACCCCACTGACCGACCCCCGACCCTGCAAGCGGATGCCGTAGCGGCCACAAGACCCGACTATGTCTGA